Proteins from a genomic interval of Mustela lutreola isolate mMusLut2 chromosome 4, mMusLut2.pri, whole genome shotgun sequence:
- the LOC131830438 gene encoding isocitrate dehydrogenase [NAD] subunit beta, mitochondrial-like, whose translation MIIDNCCMQLVQNPYQFDVLVMPNLYGNIIDSLAAGLVGGAGVVPGESYSAEYAVFETGAWHPFAQAVGRNIANPTAMLLSASNMLWLLNLKYHSNMIVDAVKKVIKVGKVRTSDMGGYATCQDFTEAVIGALPQP comes from the exons ATGATCATAGACAACTGCTGCATGCAACTGGTGCAGAATCCTTACCAGTTTGATGTGCTAGTGATGCCCAATCTCTATGGGAACATTATCGACAGTCTGGCTGCTGGTTTGGTTGGGGGAGCTGGTGTGGTCCCTGGTGAGAGCTACAGTGCAGAGTACGCAGTCTTTGAGACGGGAGCCTGGCACCCATTTGCCCAGGCAGTGGGCAGGAACATTGCCAACCCCACAGCCATGCTGCTCTCTGCTTCCAACATGCTGTGGCTTTTGAATCTCAAGTATCATTCCAACATGATTGTGGATGCGGTGAAGAAGGTGATCAAAGTTGGCAAG GTTCGAACTTCTGATATGGGTGGCTATGCCACCTGCCAGGACTTCACTGAGGCGGTCATTGGTGCTCTGCCTCAACCATAG